In Phocoena phocoena chromosome 11, mPhoPho1.1, whole genome shotgun sequence, one DNA window encodes the following:
- the CCDC65 gene encoding dynein regulatory complex subunit 2 → MSKKGKKAKMPLSDEEQLLLFQQKLLAEEEMAKKKERLVNQFLKDKLAKEEHNSALNLNKINTQWRTVLREVKTRELHKDIEILSQTFERVVDCKDSVIKSLVKDLSEAEEQYAHALRSHLHNIDRLLALQRRRLSLLEESYNVELEALTKEFETERKTIIDQHEKEIHYLQDVFMAMEQNCIDSEYESKLEFQSMWEDLKNKNLEEKHFLRLQLEHTVEDLWRRFQDALKNYTDATEDRKIAFETLKVKDEKSSKEIEAQMKKIQRLQDSIIILKGKIMVHGRESEEQNRDIREDKELVLVQLRKLKAQRTQARGISQENLVKLTLESNATLKALRKIVDKGEKVLKLAEICRKFETEEEKVLPFYSSVLTPEEQEDIEKIDPEEFNEELGKVIMDHIGMENFWKRYNKVKLEQLSLQHRRAQLLEINEKLREMLKQYLDGISVSDEVLSQLSPRFIVNQSSNLPQPPSMPTAQPGDQKPPATYNIIEAAHVIAHIL, encoded by the exons ATGtctaagaaagggaaaaaggccAAGATGCCCCTGTCCGATGAAGAGCAGCTGCTTCTGTTTCAGCAGAAGTTGCTGGCAGAGGAGGAGATGGCCAAGAAGAAAGAGAGGCTCGTGAACCAGTTCTTGAAG GATAAGCTGGCCAAGGAGGAGCACAACTCTGCTCTGAACCTTAATAAGATTAACACACAGTGGAGGACGGTCCTTCGGGAAGTCAAGACCAGAGAGCTTCATAAGGACATTGAGATCCTCAGCCAAACATTTGAACGAGTGGTGGACTGCAAGGACAGTGTCATCAAG TCGTTAGTGAAGGACCTGTCAGAAGCTGAGGAGCAGTACGCCCACGCACTGCGCAGCCACTTGCATAACATCGACCGGCTCTTGGCCCTGCAGAGACGCCGGCTCAGCCTCCTAGAGGAAAGTTACAACGTGGAGCTGGAGGCCCTGACCAAGGAGTTTGAGACAGAAAG GAAGACAATTATTGACCAACATGAAAAAGAGATTCACTACCTACAAGATGTCTTCATGGCCATGGAGCAGAACTGCATAGATTCTGAGTACGAAAGCAAGCTGGAgttccagagcatgtgggaaGATCTCAAAAACAAG AATTTAGAAGAGAAGCACTTTCTAAGACTGCAACTGGAGCATACAGTAGAAGATCTGTGGAGAAGGTTCCAGGATGCACTCAAGAATTACACTGATGCCACAGAGGATCGAAAGATCGCCTTCGAGACCCTAAAGGTAAAGGACGAGAAGAGCTCCAAAGAGATTGAAgcacagatgaaaaaaatacagagactACAG GattccataattattttaaaaggcaagatCATGGTGCACGGCCGTGAGAGTGAAGAACAGAACCGGGACATTCGTGAGGACAAGGAGTTGGTCCTTGTACAACTGCGAAAACTTAAGGCCCAAAGGACTCAGGCCCGGGGAATATCACAGGAGAACTTAGTCAAACTCACCCTGGAAAGTAATGCCACCCTCAAGGCCCTGAGGAAGATTGTCGACAAG GGTGAAAAGGTCCTTAAACTTGCTGAAATATGTAGGAAATTTGAAACGGAGGAAGAAAAAGTGCTGCCTTTTTATTCGTCGGTATTGACTCCCGAGGAGCAGGAGGACATAGAGAAGATTGACCCAGAGGAGTTTAATGAGGAGCTTGGAAAG GTGATAATGGACCACATAGGGATGgagaatttctggaaaaggtaCAACAAAGTGAAACTGGAGCAACTGAGCCTTCAACACAGACGTGCCCAGTTGTTAGAAATCAATGAGAAGCTGCGGGAGATGCTCAAGCAGTACTTGGATGGCATCTCAGTGAGTGATGAAGTGCTGAGCCAGCTCAGCCCACGCTTCATCGTCAATCAAAGCAGCAACTTACCCCAGCCCCCGTCCATGCCTACAGCCCAGCCAGGTGACCAAAAACCTCCAGCCACTTACAACATCATTGAAGCAGCCCATGTGATCGCCCACATCCTGTGA